The sequence TCAGAATACGCCAACGTCAAAGCACAGTTTGTCTTACGCGCGGCTGATTTGAATGGCGCACGAGATAATCTCAAAGTGCTACACCCACTGCCACGTATTGATGAAATCACCACCGATGTTGATAAAACGCCTTATGCCTACTATTTCCAACAAGCGGGTAATGGGATTTTTGCACGTCAGGCGCTGCTGGCACTGGTATTAAACGCAGAATTGGCTCTTTAAGGGGATTGAACATGACTCAGGATTACAAACTACAGGTTGAAGCGATTAAATGCGGCACCGTGATTGACCATATTCCGGCGCAAATCGGGTTCAAATTGTTGTCGCTGTTCAAGCTGACCGCGACTGACCAGCGCATTACCATCGGGCTGAATTTGCCGTCTAAGCGCTCAGGCCGTAAAGACCTGATTAAAATAGAAAATACCTTCCTGACAGAGCAACAAGCCAACCAATTGGCTATGTATGCGCCAGATGCGACTGTCAACCGCATCGATAACTACGAAGTGGTAAAGAAGCTAACACTTAGCCTGCCAGAGCATATTGATGGCGTCCTCACCTGCCCAAATAGCAACTGTATCAGCCACAACGAGCCGGTTGATTCCAGCTTTAAGGTGAAGGCCAAGCAGGGTGAGATCTACCTGAAATGCAAATATTGCGAGAAAGAATTCGATCACCAAGTGGTGCTGCAAGCGGATTAATACTCGGCTGAGGCGAATATTGCTGCCTAAAAATATTTACAAAAGTGGCAATATTCGCCGTCACCCGCCATCGCAAACTTAGCTCGTGTGGGTTGCTGTAATCGAGTCCATCTTTATAATATAGAAATAATTAAACCCAATAGATTTCATGGCGCAGGAAAGCGGCAAACGAGAGAGTCCGGTAAGCTTACCTATGTAATATCAATTACAAGTAAGTGATTCGGGTGATTGAGCGCAACCAGCACATCTGCAATGTGAAAGATGACGGGTTCCTTTCCGCATTACGTAAACCAGGAGTCTACATGTCACGCATTATCAGCACAGAACTCGCCCCTGCCGCTATTGGCCCTTATGTTCAGGGTGTCGATCTGGGCAGCATGATCATCACTTCCGGCCAGATCCCGGTTGATCCAAAAACTGGCTTGGTCGCCGATGACGTATCCGCTCAAGCGCGTCAATCACTGGAAAATGTGAAAGCCATCGTCGAAGCTGCTGGCCTGAAAGTTGCCGATATCGTGAAAACCACGGTATTCGTCAAAGATCTCAATGACTTCAGTACTGTTAACGCCACTTACGAAGCTTTCTTCGCAGAACATAATGCTCCCTTCCCTGCGCGCTCATGTGTGGAAGTTGCCCGTCTGCCAAAAGATGTAAAAATCGAAATCGAAGCCATCGCAGTACGTCGTTAATTCTGCTGTTATTACCTCTACGGCTGGTGATTACCGGCCGTTTTTTAGTGTTATCCCGCGAATATTTTCTCCACCTTTCTCAATGCGCCATTGCAGATCATCATTATCAAGCTACGGCAATTTCCTGCTCAGTAATAATGCGCCTTGCTCACTAATTGCACCCAAATAGTGCTGAAATCGCTCTAATCCCCTTATTTTGCCTGTTTGAAGAGCTGGCACAGTTTATGCGTAATCTCATATACAGCCTGTTCTGTTAGCGAGGTGATAATGCTGAACATCGACCTTTCCGTATCCAGATTTTTCGATGAAATGTTACTGGCTGAAGGGAAACACCGCAGCCATTACGACGCCTACTGGCAATGGTTACAACAGGCCGACCAGCTAACCATCGCGCGTAAACGCGAGGAAGCCGCACTGCTGTTTCATCGGGTGGGCATTACCTTTAATGTGTATGGTGACGATGACGGCGCGGAGCGGTTAATTCCTTTCGACAGTGTGCCGCGCATTATTCCCGCCAGCGAATGGCAGATGCTTGACCGTGGCATCCGCCAACGTGTTCAGGCGCTGAATGCATTTCTGCATGATATTTACCACGACCAACATATTATCAAAGCTGGCATTATTCCGGCCGAGCAAGTTCTGGCTAACGACCAATATCAGCCCTGCATGCAAGGGGTGAATTTGCATCGCGACACCTACGCACACATCATTGGTGTGGATATGGTGCGCAATAGTGATGGCCTTTATTACGTACTGGAAGACAATCTACGCACGCCATCCGGCGTCTCTTATATGCTGGAAAACCGCAAAATGATGATGCGGCTCTACCCAGAACTGTTCGCCGAACAGCGTATCGCACCGGTTGAGCGCTACCCTTCCCATCTGTTACAAACTCTGCGCGAAAGCACCCCCGTTAATGATCCCACCGTGGTGGTATTGACACCAGGGCGCTTTAACAGTGCTTACTTTGAGCACAGTTTCCTGGCTCAGCAGATGGGAGTCGAACTGGTCGAAAGTGCTGACCTGTTCGTCAAGGAAGGGGCGGTATTTATGCGCACCACCGCCGGCCCTTGCAAGATTGATGTCATTTATCGCCGTGTCGATGATGCTTTTCTTGATCC comes from Yersinia canariae and encodes:
- the pyrI gene encoding aspartate carbamoyltransferase regulatory subunit; translation: MTQDYKLQVEAIKCGTVIDHIPAQIGFKLLSLFKLTATDQRITIGLNLPSKRSGRKDLIKIENTFLTEQQANQLAMYAPDATVNRIDNYEVVKKLTLSLPEHIDGVLTCPNSNCISHNEPVDSSFKVKAKQGEIYLKCKYCEKEFDHQVVLQAD
- the ridA gene encoding 2-iminobutanoate/2-iminopropanoate deaminase, whose protein sequence is MSRIISTELAPAAIGPYVQGVDLGSMIITSGQIPVDPKTGLVADDVSAQARQSLENVKAIVEAAGLKVADIVKTTVFVKDLNDFSTVNATYEAFFAEHNAPFPARSCVEVARLPKDVKIEIEAIAVRR
- a CDS encoding circularly permuted type 2 ATP-grasp protein, with translation MLNIDLSVSRFFDEMLLAEGKHRSHYDAYWQWLQQADQLTIARKREEAALLFHRVGITFNVYGDDDGAERLIPFDSVPRIIPASEWQMLDRGIRQRVQALNAFLHDIYHDQHIIKAGIIPAEQVLANDQYQPCMQGVNLHRDTYAHIIGVDMVRNSDGLYYVLEDNLRTPSGVSYMLENRKMMMRLYPELFAEQRIAPVERYPSHLLQTLRESTPVNDPTVVVLTPGRFNSAYFEHSFLAQQMGVELVESADLFVKEGAVFMRTTAGPCKIDVIYRRVDDAFLDPLAFRPDSMLGIPGLLSVYRAGGVVLANAIGTGVADDKSIYPYVPEMIRFYLSEEPILANVPTWQCRQPADLSYVLANIEQMVVKEVHGAGGYGMLIGPAATQAEIAQFRQLLLARPQNYIAQETLALSTCPTFINNGLAPRHIDLRPFALSGAEIRLVPGGLTRVALADGSLVVNSSQGGGTKDTWVLEDDAC